In the Bacteroidota bacterium genome, GAAGTATTTTGTATCCTCACATATATGGAAATCTTAACTTACCTGCAATTCACCAAAGTTACCGCTTTGAACCTGATGAAACAGGTAAATTTGTATTTCCTAAACCGTCAGATAGTATTGCACTTGACTTCTAATAATTAAAGCGAAAATTAGTAACTAATGAAAGCACCTACATTACAACTGAATCTTTGCTTTGAGTTTATTAGGTTAATTAAATTTACTGCAAATAAATTAAGCCATTTTGTATGGAAAGAACGAATCGATGCTAAGGCTAAATCAATAGATTTTAAATCCATCCAAAATGAGTAGTTCTATTGTCATTGTTGTAATAACCTGCGTAGTATCTTTGATTGCTTTTAACAACGAGCATTGGATGCAGCGATTGAGGTTTAATGCCTATCAAATTAATCATAGCAAAAATTTTTATCGATTTTTTAGTTATGGAATTGTGCATGCCGATATGCTTCATCTGTTCGTAAATATGTACGTTTTGTACAGTTTCGGACCTTGGGTAGAATATTTTTTTGAACAATATTTTCAAGAAAAAGCAACTTTTTTTTATCTAGTACTCTATGTTGGTGCTGTGTTTACAAGTGTTATTCCCAGCTTCGAAAAGCATAAAAACCATCCTTATTACAATGCTGTTGGTGCATCGGGTGCAATTTCGGCAATAGTTTTTGCAAGTATATTGTTTGACCCCTTAGCTCCAATGGGATTGCTGTTTATACCAATACAGTTTCCTGCTGTTGTTTTCGGCATAGCCTATTTAATATACAGCTATTATATGGCGCAAAAAGGCAGTGATTCAATAGGTCATGATGCGCATTTTTTTGGGGCATTATTTGGAATAATGTTTTGCATTTTATTAAATAAGAATATTGCCGTTAATTTTGTTTACCAAATAGGAGAGTGGTTTAGCAGATAATTTAGGATGGATACTACAACGAATTACATTATTGTAAACGGAGAGCAGTTTGTGGAAGGTACTGAAGTATTTACTTCAAAAAACAGGGCATTCCGTTACGGTGATGGAGTATTTGAAACGATACGGGTTATTAACGGCAAAATTCCATTTTTAAAATTCCATTTTGCGCGATTAATAAAAGCATGCGATTTTTTAAAATTAGATATCAGCAATTTATTGCTTGGAAATGTTTTAGAAGGTCAACTTTATACTTTACTAGAAAAAAACAAGCTAACACAAGGAGCTAAAATTCGCTTAACAATTTTTCGTAACGATGGAGGTTTATATGCACCCTTGACGAATAAAGCCGGATATTGCATTGAAGCGGAAGCCCTTTCTACAAATAATTTTGAGTTAAACACCAAGGGACTTGCAGTTGAATTATTCAGCGATATTAAAAAGCAAATACACTTGCTTTCAAACTTTAAAACCAATAATTGCCTGCCATACATTATGGCGGGAATTTATAGAACCGAGAAAAAATTTGATGATTGCATTATCTTAAATGATAAAAGCCATGTTTGTGAAGCCATTAGCTCAACTATTTTTTTGGTTATAAATGGTGCTTTGTATACTCCGTCTTTGGCTGAAGGATGTGTTGATGGAGTAATGCGAAAAATAATATTATCGAATGCTAAAAATTATCGTATAAACTGTTACGAACATGCAGTTATGCCAAATGATATGCTTAGAGCGGATGAGGTTTTTTTGACTAATTCGGTATCAGGAATTCAGTGGATAGGCTCCTATAAAAATAAGCGTTACTTTAATTCAACATCAAAAAAACTTTGTAGTATGCTTAACGAATTGACTCATACAAATTAGAAAAAATAATACAGCGAGCTTGAATCATAGAAGAGGGATCTTATTAAGATGCAGCCTAGTGGTGCACAAATAATCAAAACTTAGTTCATTGAAGGATTGTCAGGAAAATTACTCAACATGGCAAATTCTGCCCCCATAGCTTTCATTACCTCTCGCCATAATTCCTTATCACTTTGTTGAAGTATAAGAGATTGGTTCGATTGGGAAACAAACCATGAATGTTCCTCCATTTCGCGACTTAGCTGATGCGGTTCCCATCCGGAATATCCTAAGAAAAATTTTACTTGTTCTTTTTTAACTTTCCCGCTTAATATTAGTTTTTTAAGTTCTTCAAAATTTCCTCCCCAAAATAATCCTTCATAAATTTCATGGCTTTCGGGGACCAATGATCCGAGTGTATGAATAAAAAACAAATTGTCACGTTTTACAGGTCCTCCAAAGTAAATTGGAAAATCAAACTCACTAAATTCTTCGATAGCTTGACTTAGTTTCATTTCTGTTTTTATTTAGGATAAATCCAACGCTACCATTTTCGCCATGTTCGGTAAGCACTATTACTGAGCGCTTAAAATAGGAATCAGCTAAAGTTGGCTCCGAAATGAGCAAACGTCCTTTTTTTGCTTTTAATTTATTCTGTATCATGGTCAGTATTTTTAATAATAACGAAAATTAAGTGACTTTAGTTTTAACCTAACAATATTGGTGCTAATTTTTATTTCTTAAACTCGGAAAAAAGAATAGGGTTCAATTTTTTGGGTAAACGGTAGATTTTAATCGTTTATTGAGAAAAAAATTGCTGAGAAAAATCAGTAGTCAAACTAAATAAGATTTTCATCTTTGCAGCATCATTTTTTACTCCATTTAACAAGTTGTAAATGAATAGAAAATGCTAGCGTTTAATTCATCAACTTACTAAGCAATATATATGAACGAAAAAGTAAAACACCTTCGACAGGAATATGCCCATTCAACTCTAGATGACGGGGCTATTGAATTAAATCCTTTTTATCAATTTAAGAAGTGGTTTGAAGAGGCTTTAAGTGCAGAATTACCTGAACCTCATGCTATGAATTTAGCTACGGTTTCGGAAAATGGACGGCCATCTTCTAGAATTGTTTTACTTCGAAATTTTGACACAAGTGGTTTTGACTTTTTTACCAATTATGAAAGTAAAAAAGGTAGCGATTTGCTTAAAAATCCGCAGGTAGCATTGAATTTTTTTTGGCAACAAATCGAACGTCAAATTCGAATAGAAGGAAAAATTGAAAAGTTGAGCCAGGAGGAATCTGATGCGTATTTTTTGTCACGTCCAACTGCAAGTCAAATAGGAGCATGGGCATCGGCACAAAGCAAACCCATTGCAAACCGAAGCGAATTGGAAAAACAAGTAGACACCTATTCTAAAAAATTTGCTAACCAACCTATTCAGCGCCCGGCATATTGGGGCGGTTACAAAATTGTTCCTGATTATTTTGAGTTTTGGCAAGGAAGACCAAGTCGATTGCACGATCGAATAGCTTATTCTTTGCAGAACAAGGAGTGGAAAGTTAGCAGGTTGAATCCTTAATAATCAAACTATCCCATAAAAAAAGGCGGCTCTAAATTTTAGAGCCGCCTTTTAAATTTTGTGAAGAATACTTAATTACTCCACAACAAATTTTTGACGAAGTACTTTACCGTTAACAACAGCTTCGGTCATGTATACTCCTGGTGCTAATTGTGTTTCAGGGCGAAGCACTAATCGGCTTTGCTCATCTGTAGTTACAGTAGCAGCGTATACTTTCTTGCCTAGTAAGTTGTAAATAGTAAATTCAACAGTACTTGTGGAAGTTGCTATTCCATCTATAACAAGTGATAAATCATTCGCTTTAGCCGGATTTGGCATTACTGATAGACTTAATTCACTAGTTACAGAATTCATTGGGTTTTCATCAATAAAGCTTCCATAACGTGGTATCACCAATGGTGTTGCAATTGTACAAGGTGTTCCATATGCACTCCATACACCTCCTGCATAAGAAGCTACTTCAACTGTATAAGTTTGGTTAGCAATCATATTTTGGTTTGGTGGAGCAAGAATTGTCCAATTAAATCTCCAGTCATTAGAACTCAAATTACGAGTAAACGTTTTATCATATCCTAAAGGACCGGTGATATGATATCTGTAATTTGTTGCTCCTGGAACTGCTACACAAAATACCTGTGAACCAAAAGTTGGTAAAGCATAATTAGAGCAATAAGCTGGTTGCAATGAAGTAAGTGGAGTTGCCGGTGTTGTGATTTGACAAATAGTTCCATAATTGCCAAACACTCCTCCAACTTTAGCTCTAACTTCAACATCGTAAGTAGTACCATATCTAATTCCACCACCTGCACCAGGTAACCAGTCAAGACGGTAATTTGTACTTGAGTTGGTACGTGTTCCCGATTGAGAATAACCTAAAGTAATATTACTTACTCTCCACTCATAATCGGTAGCACCGGCTACAGGTATACAATTCATATAGCTATTAAATGCTGCTAAGGTTTGACCACAAGTAGCTCCTGTAACTTGGGTTGTAGGGGTTCCTAAAACAGTCACCTGACAAGTAGGACCAAAAGTACCCCATTCTCCAGGTAATACATTAGTTTTTCCAACAAGTGCTCTTACTTGAACATCGTAAGTATAGCCATAAGGTAAACCTTGAACAAAAGGAGTTGAAGAGTATGCCCAGCTTAATCGGTAGTCATTATTGCTGTTTATCCTTCTCCAAGTGTGATCGTATCCTTGCACTGCATTTACAATTTTGTATTCATAATCAACTGCTCCGGATACTGTATCGCAAAATAGTTGTTGAGACAAAGTTGAAATAGTTGCACCACATGATGTTCCTGTTTGCAATTTAGTTGTAGGGAAAGGTCCTGTTGTAACTTGACAAATAGGTCCGTAAGCAGTCCAATTTCCATTAGCAAAAGCCGAAACTGATACGTCGTAAGCAGTGTTAAAGAGAACACCTGGAGCCCACTTTAATCGGAAATCAGTTAAGGCTAAGTTACGGGTATATTCGTAGCTAAAGCTGCTTGCTAAATTTTCGATTTTGTATTTATAGTTAGTAGCACCAGGATATGCTGTACAGTAAATAGGCGCATACATGCTATTTACAGTTGTACATGATGAAGGTTGTAGCCCAGCAACAGGTATTGTTTTTACTTTAAGATCATCGATAAATAGTATATCCTGATCTGCAGTACTATTAGCATGGAAACCAACATAATAAACTGAAGTAATTGCAGGAATTATATCAGCAGATGAATCGCTAATAAAAGTAATATTTGTTATGTTGTTTTTGGTATACACTGAAGAAGTCGTTAACATAGTACTCGCATCAGGTGAATTGCTCATAAACACTTCAAACGACTCTGGGAATGCAGCTGTACTTGCAGCATATTTAAAGTATACACGGTATAATTTACCAGCAGTTAAATTTAAAGGAGCAGAATAGAACCAATCGTCTTTAGCAACTGTATTATTATTTGAATTATAACTAATAGCCATTGAATTAGGAGCAGTAGTTGAATTCAAATTTGTTGTAACCCAGGTAAATCCATCTTGTGGGAAATTTTCATCGCTAGTTGTTATACCGCAAGGAATATTTGGTTGTGAAACTCCATCAAAATTTTGGATGTAAGGGTTAGCAAAAGTAGGAGTAAAGGCAACTGAACTTCCTGACACAAATGAACCAATAGTACAACCAACTGCATTACCATTCGCATTGTATGGAACGATTTGATAATAATAGGTTGTTGCAGGGCTTAAAGCTGGTAGAGAAACGCTAAGTACATTCCCTAAATCGGCTGCAAAAATTAAGCTAGTAGGTGGAGTAACACCACCTCCGTCGGTACCAAAATTCAAAATATACCCTTGAGGGAAATTAGCTGCAGCAGTCCAAGATAAAGAAGATGCAGTTACACAAGCTGTATTATTTGGAGTTGCAGTGGTGCAATTAGGAGGAGTTACAGGAGGGGCAATAATATTAATAATATAATCTTCTGCTTCTCCTGAGCCCATAGAAATACATGCATCTCCGCTGCCATTTTGGTTACCGGTGAAACGTGTACGAATTCTCATTTTAGTAAGTCCTAATGTTGCTAAAGGATCAATAGCAATTGCAACTGTACTAGCTACATTCGCAGTTGAACCTGTAGTAACCTGTGTCCATTCGCTAGCTTCAAATAATCCATCTTGGTCATAATCAATCCAACATGAAATGATACAACTTTGATCTGACGTAACAGATAATGGAATACTATACCCTTGTGGTGCCTGAGCGGTTAAAGCATAAGCAGTATAAGCAGCGCCACCACATGTACTTGAATTATTTATAGACTCAAAAGCTACATTGGTAATATTTCCAGTACCACAACCAGCCGGATGTGGAGGAACACAGTAATTGTATAAGGTTCCGGTGGTGAATGATTGCACTGCACAACCAGCTGCTGAACCAGTTACATTCGTTGGAACAATTTTCCAATAATAAATTGTTGAAGCTAACAAAGAAGGGCTTGTGTAACTTGTTCCTGAAACAGTGCTTACAAGAGCTGCAGGTGCTTCTGATGTAACATCGGCCGAGTTAGTACTTAAATAAATTTTATAACTGGTAGGAGTACCTCCAACACCTGCTGCCCAAGTAAGAGTTAGGTCACGAGCTTGATTTGTTGCAAGGTCGGCAGGTACCTGATTAATTGCACATCCAGGTAGGGGAGGGGCAGCATCCACGTTAATATTATCGAGGTATAGGTTATTTCCAAATTCACTGGCTCCCCGGAAACGAATTTTGTTAGTACCGGTAGGCAATAAAATTTGATAAATACCCCATTGTCCTGCAGTTGGAGTAAATGCAGCAACACTAGCTCCACCTGTGTTAAGCAAACCAGTAGGGCCACCTTCTAAACCAATAAGCGAAGTATAACTTGTACCACCATTTGTAGAGGTTTGTATATACAAAGAATCAAGTTCGGTAGCAAAGGTTGCATACGCATAATTAAAAGTTAACAAATAACCAGCAGGTGTAGCTGTAAAAGTTGGAGTTGTAAAATCATAATTTCCAATATTCGCATTAAAGAAATCAAATTGTGCAGAACCAGTTCCCAATCCAGCATTGCTGGCAGCAGCTCTAAATATTACACTTGAGTTTGATCTACTCCAGCATGAAGGAGGGAATGTTACGTTTGAAAAGTCTTCAGTAAATGGCAATGTAGTAACTGTTCCGGTTGTAAATGTTTGAAAGCTGCAACCAATAGCATCCCCATCCACATTATAAGGTACAATTTTCCAACCATAGGTTGTATTCGAAGCTAAAGATGTTGGAACATAAACATTAACATTTCCTAAATCTAAATTATTTGCAATGTTATCATAATTAGGAGCATTGTCACCAAAAGTAAGTTTATATCCAGTTGGGCCTCCACCACCTGAATTCCAGGTTAAATTGGTACCGTAGCAAACACCGGTTGATAAATCGGCAGGTGCCATGCTGATAGCACAATTAGGAGGTGCAGGAATATAAAACTGAACAGCAATATTTAAACGAAAAGCTAATGCATTCGCATTAAATTCAGCCCATGGTCCGGTAAAAGGCTCTGGCTGAGGAGAGTTGAAATAAAACTGATTAGCCGCGATTGGGTTTTCCGTAGAATATTGAAACCCAACGTTAGTTGTACCAGTTTGACGAATACCCACATAATAGGTTCCAGCAGGAATGCTAACAGCCGGGCTAATAGCAGCAAACGCAGTTCCAACAGCAGTAGTGCGATCAACAGC is a window encoding:
- a CDS encoding YqgE/AlgH family protein, whose protein sequence is MIQNKLKAKKGRLLISEPTLADSYFKRSVIVLTEHGENGSVGFILNKNRNETKSSYRRI
- a CDS encoding T9SS type A sorting domain-containing protein, translating into MKKITKKFLVLFAAVLLIATNSFAQCPVAILTGASTSGNARAPIGNFRFERGHYLITAAEMSAAGFVNGDAITDVTWFFGAAASVATAGNIAVYFENTANTTNTKSITWATAISTMTNSRPLAAFTLPGTPTLSYTVPITSAFTYTGGGLYVGFEWTFPTGTLATGTNILCNTALGASLFSAQSNAALPATLTATASAFRPVTSFIKLAQPNDAKVDYIYQMGKLPLNFAVNSPMGAKITNVGLNTLTNINVTLAMSGANTFSPAVVVIPSLPACSSTVVSFANFTPSALGSSNVTVSIPADDDNSNNSKTVTQLVTANLYDTRTAGQVNSGGVGFNGGSGSFVGKFSTAIPAIINEVQVDFTTSGNSYRLGIYTDSSAGGPGHLIYTDAVDRTTAVGTAFAAISPAVSIPAGTYYVGIRQTGTTNVGFQYSTENPIAANQFYFNSPQPEPFTGPWAEFNANALAFRLNIAVQFYIPAPPNCAISMAPADLSTGVCYGTNLTWNSGGGGPTGYKLTFGDNAPNYDNIANNLDLGNVNVYVPTSLASNTTYGWKIVPYNVDGDAIGCSFQTFTTGTVTTLPFTEDFSNVTFPPSCWSRSNSSVIFRAAASNAGLGTGSAQFDFFNANIGNYDFTTPTFTATPAGYLLTFNYAYATFATELDSLYIQTSTNGGTSYTSLIGLEGGPTGLLNTGGASVAAFTPTAGQWGIYQILLPTGTNKIRFRGASEFGNNLYLDNINVDAAPPLPGCAINQVPADLATNQARDLTLTWAAGVGGTPTSYKIYLSTNSADVTSEAPAALVSTVSGTSYTSPSLLASTIYYWKIVPTNVTGSAAGCAVQSFTTGTLYNYCVPPHPAGCGTGNITNVAFESINNSSTCGGAAYTAYALTAQAPQGYSIPLSVTSDQSCIISCWIDYDQDGLFEASEWTQVTTGSTANVASTVAIAIDPLATLGLTKMRIRTRFTGNQNGSGDACISMGSGEAEDYIINIIAPPVTPPNCTTATPNNTACVTASSLSWTAAANFPQGYILNFGTDGGGVTPPTSLIFAADLGNVLSVSLPALSPATTYYYQIVPYNANGNAVGCTIGSFVSGSSVAFTPTFANPYIQNFDGVSQPNIPCGITTSDENFPQDGFTWVTTNLNSTTAPNSMAISYNSNNNTVAKDDWFYSAPLNLTAGKLYRVYFKYAASTAAFPESFEVFMSNSPDASTMLTTSSVYTKNNITNITFISDSSADIIPAITSVYYVGFHANSTADQDILFIDDLKVKTIPVAGLQPSSCTTVNSMYAPIYCTAYPGATNYKYKIENLASSFSYEYTRNLALTDFRLKWAPGVLFNTAYDVSVSAFANGNWTAYGPICQVTTGPFPTTKLQTGTSCGATISTLSQQLFCDTVSGAVDYEYKIVNAVQGYDHTWRRINSNNDYRLSWAYSSTPFVQGLPYGYTYDVQVRALVGKTNVLPGEWGTFGPTCQVTVLGTPTTQVTGATCGQTLAAFNSYMNCIPVAGATDYEWRVSNITLGYSQSGTRTNSSTNYRLDWLPGAGGGIRYGTTYDVEVRAKVGGVFGNYGTICQITTPATPLTSLQPAYCSNYALPTFGSQVFCVAVPGATNYRYHITGPLGYDKTFTRNLSSNDWRFNWTILAPPNQNMIANQTYTVEVASYAGGVWSAYGTPCTIATPLVIPRYGSFIDENPMNSVTSELSLSVMPNPAKANDLSLVIDGIATSTSTVEFTIYNLLGKKVYAATVTTDEQSRLVLRPETQLAPGVYMTEAVVNGKVLRQKFVVE
- a CDS encoding rhomboid family intramembrane serine protease, translating into MSSSIVIVVITCVVSLIAFNNEHWMQRLRFNAYQINHSKNFYRFFSYGIVHADMLHLFVNMYVLYSFGPWVEYFFEQYFQEKATFFYLVLYVGAVFTSVIPSFEKHKNHPYYNAVGASGAISAIVFASILFDPLAPMGLLFIPIQFPAVVFGIAYLIYSYYMAQKGSDSIGHDAHFFGALFGIMFCILLNKNIAVNFVYQIGEWFSR
- the pdxH gene encoding pyridoxamine 5'-phosphate oxidase, producing the protein MNEKVKHLRQEYAHSTLDDGAIELNPFYQFKKWFEEALSAELPEPHAMNLATVSENGRPSSRIVLLRNFDTSGFDFFTNYESKKGSDLLKNPQVALNFFWQQIERQIRIEGKIEKLSQEESDAYFLSRPTASQIGAWASAQSKPIANRSELEKQVDTYSKKFANQPIQRPAYWGGYKIVPDYFEFWQGRPSRLHDRIAYSLQNKEWKVSRLNP
- a CDS encoding YqgE/AlgH family protein; the encoded protein is MKLSQAIEEFSEFDFPIYFGGPVKRDNLFFIHTLGSLVPESHEIYEGLFWGGNFEELKKLILSGKVKKEQVKFFLGYSGWEPHQLSREMEEHSWFVSQSNQSLILQQSDKELWREVMKAMGAEFAMLSNFPDNPSMN
- a CDS encoding aminotransferase class IV, which codes for MDTTTNYIIVNGEQFVEGTEVFTSKNRAFRYGDGVFETIRVINGKIPFLKFHFARLIKACDFLKLDISNLLLGNVLEGQLYTLLEKNKLTQGAKIRLTIFRNDGGLYAPLTNKAGYCIEAEALSTNNFELNTKGLAVELFSDIKKQIHLLSNFKTNNCLPYIMAGIYRTEKKFDDCIILNDKSHVCEAISSTIFLVINGALYTPSLAEGCVDGVMRKIILSNAKNYRINCYEHAVMPNDMLRADEVFLTNSVSGIQWIGSYKNKRYFNSTSKKLCSMLNELTHTN